DNA from Triticum aestivum cultivar Chinese Spring chromosome 7D, IWGSC CS RefSeq v2.1, whole genome shotgun sequence:
ccggaaatagtttttttggggtttaatattgtatctcgaattctcgatcatatgaatataaattcgcagtgtgactgaatgaaagatatggtttcaaagaacttgcgtttttctctcttaatgtacagacttatcaaacgattttattttgaaaaaacgtcaatggttttaaATATAAAATactcattgcaaacgttttagttagaacacccgtatgcaaaccgacagcttcccaaggaagccaagggaaaatgtgccgagcaggatttctgcatctcttcaacgcaaacggttgttttgcatgacccgtgtgcaaccacgtacaaacaattgggtaagatttgcatatctgtcattttgggtatgttgccatttctcaaataGGAAAGATTGActtttgtttatctagtaacattgccatttgtcaaccttgtaacactgcgatttgtcaaaatatgcagctacaagtcactagcactatctaatttttgcaactaaaatcactagcactgttcatatggacaccactagcaggcgtgagttcatggacgcatatgcaaatgtaccattgattacatacaacaagtcatcaacccacaacgataacgaggatacacgttggattatagatcattttcaacaaaacattctagtaaagtttttctcacacaacaaataacaaagcgatgaaatgaacttcagctcaaccactcgtcggcgttggaaacgcttgctttgaaccagaagtgattctctgggaagggccagctactgtcaatctcgagaccaacgcaggactgatcatccaggctgaagcggcctatttcaatacccatattgggacggtagggaagcatagtgatgtccgaggtatagatacagttgcttctcataaatggtagtaacgttgtgtcaacagcagctggatcgccttccaccatcattggatagttttgtccaaggaagagcgagtttcctccaagactttcaatactgaaccaaggagaaggtgttggtgctagtacactagtatccatcccgaataccctgcaacggatgttggaataggtccggagagtgcgaccatacgagacaacacctgcttccttagtaacatcagcagtgccccgtatacagacaagaagaggtgatccatcggaataagttgccaggcgccactgagtatatgggtcctgctcatcctcatgctcgtgaataaaattttcaagtataggtggtggaatgttcacatgaccttggaaacacaagaaggttaattagtaaagggaaactagctaacccgcatgcatgtggatgaaacaattataattatggtggaagacaaacgtaccaaaatcatgaggattccatgcaaaaacagtgccacgagtggtggcagcaaacacaagaccctcgtattgagttgcatcacagtactcatccgtgtatagaaactgatttttgagcaatatccatcgagtcgaaccatgaaggacgacaacaagcttgtcgaagatagcgacaaaataagcattcctataaccccatgagcggttgggaactcgacaaattgctatcttccgtagacgacagtcagcatgatcgtatttgaactcacgtagaataccagtgtactcaacctctgggcagtcgtctgagatttttcaaagtggaacccggtgacgagtgtacacattcacaagttcccactcgcagttgtacccaatataaacaacccaaccTCCATTTGTGCCTgtccaagccttgccctcaagcgatggcatcttaacatcatacgtatcattatcatcggcatcaacttacacaaggtgaggcttccctcgtccccgcgccagtcagtagggtcacggcgaagaagataggggagatcaaaccgctcctgaacccttgggtttcttataatgatgttattagttgagtcgagaatgctcttgaacgaacctgccatgctagccaaggtgatgacgtcgcagtgatgaatgagttcctccaccgcgtcatcattcagatctgggcaagaataacggggtcgtttctggcttgttccctccatggagaagacgatcaaacaatggcagaaggaagggtgaaggaaaatggagcagggaggaagagctagcgtgcgacagcagttccaaatcgagagggaaaggcgaagagtcggtggacggttgccactgtacacgaagaggcgcctggggagcgaacggttgccacagaggtcacacactgacgacaagggctgagtgaaccgcatgcaatcccatcgcacaacacacgcgtcttgttaagttgaaccgtttcagtactcttgtgtcaacgcaaacagttcatccgagtgaaccgcatgccgtatatcccacacaccttgatctggctgaccgtttcttttgtgttgcctaatcacaaacagttcattcgagtgaaccgtatgctgtatattgcacacaccttcatctggctgcccgtttcttttgtgttgcctaatcacaaacagttcatccgagtgaaccgtatgctgtgtatcgcacacgccttcatctggctacctgtttcttttgttcctcctcatcgcaaacagttaattgaactgaaccgtatgtccttcatcgcacacgcaactaaaacctgaaccgtgtttgatgcatccatcatcgcaaacattttatacatttctgacggctttcatacagcaccgtttgcgattatggcatcgcacacagtttctcgaaggggtctctgattgtagtgtcgcgttagcagcatcctgtagtagtgcaaGTAGATTGCCTcccccccatactccactatgggtgagccactcttcggcacatcttcataagtccattgtcaccacaatggacggcaaggtTCAAGCATGAtgtcttcgtgatgctccacttaaaCTTGCCGCAATCTTGATGTCGATcgccacttgatgtcatcctccatgggttgtatgagatcttcctcttgacgcaagcccatggaaacatacctaaccccacaaagaactctcacgtagaccatgggttagtacacaaagtgtaatggacaatgcttaccataccatgggatcacttgatccctttcGGTGCATCTTCTACGCTTTGCGTGTTGATCAACTAGATTCACACtttaacttagtcttgatcaaccatgtatcatgtcttctacatgaccatctttggataattccttgaatagcaccttggtcatctcaTAAACTACTTGAacccaacacatggacttcaagaaaatcctatggacaaacccttacaataaaactcaaggcaaccattagtccatagaattgtcattaattaccaaaaccaaacatgggggcaccgcatgttctttcacatttgcatctactactattacaccaccccaagaccgctatcaagcatgcatctcaaagtattaaggtCATGACAAACCGAGTAattctttaagcaagatgacagatGTACACAGAATATGACCATGCAATATGTTCAAATCCCGCcatttacccttagtagcaacaatacaatacgtgcgttgcAACCCCTCCTATCACAGAGTAAGGACACCACAACATTGAACCTAATACTATGCATCACTCCCTCCGAAGATCTAATcatcaacttggccaaagaaaactcaTAGATCAGAAAGCATACATAGCTATAAAATGACACATAAATAAATCTCGGAGAAGACTCAAATATTTTCAAtgtataatctgatcataaacccacaattcatcgaatcccgaCAAACACACCCACAAAAGTTTACATCGATTGATCCCAgatgagatcattgtattgaagatcaagagagagagagagagagagagagagagagagagggagggagagagagagggccatcTAGGTACttctatggacccataggtcctgtgagaactactcacacatcatcatggaggcaacaaggttgatgaagattgcatccccaatggtttccccctccgacagagtactggcgaaggcctctagatgggatcccttcggaacagaggcttgcggcagtgaaAGAATTGTTTTGGGTCCTGCTCCGTAAGTTTCTGGATATATGGGAATTTATAGGTCTGGAATTAGGTCAAAAGGAGCCAAATGGGGGCACAACACAcatgggcgcgccctacccccagggcatGCCCCCTTGCCATGTCGCTCCCTCGTGCACCGTtcggtctcctcccgaagcttcaaGGGTCTCTattggtccagaaaaaatcgtcaaaaactTTCGTCATgcttggactttgtttggtatggatTCCCTGGAAAACTAAAAACACGCggaaaatagcaactgacactgggcactgagttaataggttagtccataaaacaatataaaatgacatataaagtaTATAAAAGTGAAGATATAATAGCATGAaccaaccaaaaattatagatcattggagacgtatcagtgccctcAACTTCGGTCCAAAGGGTACAAATCCGGATGTATGAGTCGGCTGCAGGAAAAGCAGAAGTGGTGCACTTGTTCATATTGTATGTCAAAAAAATCGTCTTTTTCCTCTTTCCCGAGTCTATCAATATCCATCGGCTAAGGGCTTGCTAACATCAATCGAGACCCTAGCTCGAAGATATtgatacatcttcaacgtatctataattttttattgttccatgctgttatattatcaatcttggatgttttatatacttTTACTaggaactttatatcattttttgggattaacctattgacatagtgcccagtgccagttgctgttttttgcttgttttttactttgcagaatatcaataccaaaagaagtccaaatgccacgaaactttttagagattttttctgcccagaagacacccagggagccAAAGGAGCACACGATATGAgcccatggggcccactaggcCCCAGGGCGCGCGaggggccccaggcgcgccctagtgggtagtggagcccacgggAAGCTTCTTGACCTACctctgcctctataaatactctaaaatcccaaaaaccctaagggagtcgacgaaacacttttccagccgccgcaagttccagaaccacgagatccaatctagaggccttttccggtactctgcccgagggggcaacgatcacggaggggttcttcatcatccttgttgcccttccgatgatgtgtgagtagtttaccacagacctacgggtccgttcctagtagttagatggcttcttctctctttttgatcttctatataatgttctccttgatgttcttggagatctttttgatgcaactcctttttgcggtgtgtttgttgggatctgatgaattgtgagtttatgatcggatctatccatgaatattatttgagtcttctgtgaactcttttatgcgtgattattatagcttcgtatttcttctccgatttattggtttggtttggccaactacattgatttatcttgccatgggaagaggtgctttgtgatgggttcgatcttgcggtgctcaatctcagtgacagaaaggaggcatgacacgcatgtatcgtggttattaagggtaacaagatggggtttattcatacgtgggtttgtcttatctacatcatgtcattgttcttattgaattgctctgtttctccatgaacttaatacactagatgcatgcttgatagcggtcgatgtgtggagtaatagtagtagatgcaggcatgagtcggtctagtaatcttaaacgtgatgcctatatacatgatcattgccttggatatcgtcataattatttgctttcctgtcaattgcccaacagtaatttgtttacccatcgtatgctattttatttagagaagcctctagtgaaaactacggccccagttctatttcctatcatatatcaaaaccaaaaataccttgctgcaatttttctttatttattttattttgtgtttttgctagatctatttatccaatctcatacaatttaatctatctcagtaccgttgagggattgacagcccctttacaCGTTGtgttgcaagtttttgttgtttgtctgcaggtgttgtttacatagtgttgcttggttctcctactggattgttaaccttggtttcataactgagggaaatacttaccattgttgtgctgcatcattccCTCCTCTTCGGGAAATTACCAACGCAGATTACAGGCAATCAGATATCCACCCACGTGGTCAAACTGAACCGAAGTTGCTTCTTTATCAATCTGTTGAGTTATCAACTTGACCCATGCATCATCACGCAGATTGTAGGGAAGATTCGGGACCCTATCCCATAGATTGAACCGTTCAAACACCTCATCTGGCCTCATACAATCTTTGAACTCAGCCAAGATGATTGCGTTCTTGCTCACATGCCATGGAGATCCCTCTCGGATCCTATCTTTGTCCCCTTGTGCCTCAATTTCCGCCACAAAGTGCCCCCATCGATCTAAACCGGAGTCCTCTAGGGTTTCCCCATGACAGCCGAAGCGTGCTTGAGATGGTCGATTGCGGTGAAGAACCCTTTGAGCGAGGAGCCAGTTCACCGGCTTCCCTTCTTCTCTATCATTACTCACCAACGGAGTCGCTTCCTCGTCGGCGATCCCAAGCTTACTAAACCCTTTGACTGAATCTCACTGCATGCCGCTGGGTGGTGTCGCCATCTCCTAACGGAAGTCCCAGCCACCTCGCCATGAAGATCCGACGAGCGCCATCTGGTCCGCTCGAAACCCTAATCGCCGTAGGGGTTTTTAGGTTTTCACAGAGATTAGTAGCACACTGTGTCGATCTATCCTTTCGGGTTCTACCTAGTGAGCGGTCAAACTAGCCCACCCTAGCCTTGGGAACACACCACCGTAAAAAAAACTCAACCGTGACTGTTAAATGCGATTTAAACCACCTCAATGATCATATACTTTATACTTTATTCTTAAATAGTTGCAACTCACTACCTATTTTTTCTTTTCATGCAACTATGCCACATCATCAAGTCATGCATATTACAATTTTTGCATTAATCTATTCATGCAACCATGcatgttactttgttccacttatTTTTTGTGCTCGCGTAGACAGTCATGTTACATATTTTTTgtagcatgacctatatatatttGTACGTTGTGCATTTGGAGCAAATATAGGTTATGTTACACATTTTTGTTAAGAATGACGCTCGTTTGACTTcaatctaatatatatatatatatatatatatatatatatatatatatatatatatatattttacaaCATTTTATCACATGCTTCATATACTTTATTGTTTTCAAAATATATTCAAGAGCATTCTTAAATTTGTTTTTGCAATAGTTTTATTTTCCAAACATCTATCTATGCGCAAGTTTTATAGCAACGCGTGGGGCATCATCTACTTTAGAGGAATATTGGAGTCTAAGTGCCCTTGGTTATCGTGGCAAGTGTATTTTCTTTACGAGCAGCCGATGGGAACTGCCTTTTTATATGGAAGACAAAAATTGAGCAGTGGCACGCATATGGCCACAGATTATGCGACAAAGTACTCataaacaaataagagaaagagagagagagagactccacGAACTAATCAGTAGGACAAAGCGTATGCATTAATCAATATTAGAAAAATTACAGTGTACATTCAAGTGGTACTAAGTGTTAGAGTAAAATGGCAAAACGGTATACACAGTCTGCAAGAGGGTGGCCACAAGCAGGACAACTGCCGCAACAAGGGAGATGAACACCCAAGGATTCCTCAGGTACCTCTGAAAGAAATTGGCCCGCCACCTGTTCCACCTCATCCGGCAATGGGCCTTCACCCGGCGCTGCACGTCGTGGAGCCTGCTGGACGGGCTCATCACCCCGCCCTTGTTCAGCGTGTTGTTGAGCAGCTTGGCCACCTCCTCGTCGCTGCCCAGCCCGCACTCGATGATGTTCTTGGACCTCAGCAGCGCCACGTCCTTGGCCGAGCTGATGATGTTGTCCATGAAGATCACGTACGCCGTCACGTCGTTGCCGGCGCCGGGGTGGAGACGCTCGAACGCCATCAGGTTCAGGAACTTCTTCTCGGTCCGGTCGTCGACCCTGATCGCCGGCATGCTCAGCACGCCGTGCTCGAAGTGGACGTCGAGGAGGCTGTCGGTGTCGCTCACTTTGAAGTGGATTCCGGCCTCGTAGATCTCCATCGCCGAGGGCATGACATATGCTGTCGATCCGGTGCGCTCTTGGTGGTCACCGTGGGTGAGGCTTGTGTACAAGATGTCGAGAGGGTGGAGCCCGAGGTGATTGATGCCTACCAGGTGCCGCCGCCACGGACAGAGAGAATCGAGCACCAACCTGCTGACTCCTGAAGCATTCTATAGCAATCAGTTAGAACTAACATGGTTGCCTCGGTCTCCATTACCCGTATTTTTCAATAAGATTGACAGGTTCCATATATAATGTTCTGACTAATCTGCATTATAGTTATCTCTTTTTTACTGGACGAATATATGAATTTTCAACTTCTTAGAGCAAAAGTGCTGGCATGCTTTAATTCAAACTCTACATCTAAAATAAACGCTGCAAAAATAACTCGCGAAACTGGATTGTGAATTTAACAGGAACGGGTTTCCAAGTCACAGTCTCCATTAACCATATATATACAAGTTACTGAAATGATAACATTTTAATCACACAACGTCTTCTAAAATCGGCTTGAAAAATTTAACTCGACATGCAGTTATTTCATTTAATTCAGTCATTTTTTTTCTTACGTACTGAAACTTTGTTCTTtcattccccttcttccctctatcCATCAGTGTGCGAGCTCGATGCCGTACGCATCGATCGCCACCGGAGGTATAGTGGGGGCTGGCGCGTGGTGGAGCGCCGTCGACGCGCCAACAGCAACGGAAGCGAGAAGAGCTAAGATTACATCACTTTCACACAAAGTTTGCCGACAATCTATCATGTCTCTTTCATCTGTCGCCGTCGAGGTCGGCATGCAAGAACAGTAGCTCAGCCATGCCTTCTACGCCAATTAAGCTGAAGCCAGCACCAATCCAGCCAAGCCAACTAACTGAATCCAATTAAACTGCAGATAGATAGTACCAATCCGAGTGATCAATACTGCTATGTACGTAAATCTACCAGTGAAGTGATTATTGTCGGTTTAAATCTGGTCGGTCGGAATTTGGTAAACTGAAAGGGGGAGGGGGGATTGATAAAGAAGAAAGGACCAAAAAATTACGGATCGATGAAATAAAGTGGAGGAGTAGTAGTGTAGTACAGTACCTGATATCTGTCATGATCCATGACAACGAGGAGCCTCTGGAGGAGGAGAAGCGGCAGCTGGTTCTCCACGACGACCATGTCGGACTGGATGTAGTTCCAGAGGTAGAGGTAGCCGTACTTGCTGAAGACGGGGTCGTTGGGCGCGTAGTCCTCGTGCACCTTCCCCCGCAGCGCGTCCATCCGCATGGCCTCCACCAGGAAGCAGCCGTCGGTGACCATGAGCTCCACGAAGCGCTCCCGGTTGTCGGCGCCGCGCCACTCGTCGCCGAGGTCCTTGTAGGCGTCCAGCAGCTGCGTGGCCACCTCGGCCACGGCGGCCACGAACTCCCGCAGCGGCTTCCCGGAGCGCTTGACGAGGTGCACGACGGCGCGGcgcttgtgctcctccatgggGAGCAGCTCCGGGTCGCCGTGGTGGAAGGGCCCCAGCGAGACCAGCTCCGGCTGGTACGCCTTGCTGTTGTGCAGATTCTTGATCCGCTCCGGGACGCGGTAGACGGAGTGGCGCTTCCAGCGCGCCATCTCCACCGCCGGGTCGATGTTCATGTCGCCGATCGTCTTCTCCATCTCCACCacccagctgccgccgccgccgccgccggtgctcAGAGTGAAGGCCAAAGCCGCATCCGCCGCCTCCACCCTCGGGTACTCGACCTTGTTGAGGCCCAAGGACAAGGTTGCCTCCCCCATTAATCACGCGCGGTCGTTTGTGGGTCTGGAATGCATGGCGCTCGGCTCAGCTCGCTGGGCTTTGAAaggtcccggggggggggggtacaatCACCAGTGGCCGGACGGCGACGTGGTGATGCCCAGCCGAGTCGACTGACGGAAACTGGCTGCGCCCCGTGTACCCGATATGTCTCTCGACTCATCTTGGCCACAAGTTGCTCGCTTGCACGGGCTCCACCATACACCCCTTTGTGCATTACATCCAACCTTTGTGTGTGAACTATGTATGGTATCGGCGGGAAAGCAGGCCTGCCCGGCCCGATCACTGTGACAGCAGCAGAGCATATGCTAAATTGCTAGTAATGCTGGTGGCCACCAATAATAGGCCTGTTCTGGCGGACAACGCGTCGAGACTTGGCTGACTGTTGCTACATCAAAAGCAGGTACACTACAGGAGAGACTGTTTTTTTACCTTTGGTCCATTCAGCTTTCTTTCAAACGAGACACTATCGTTTACAACAACTCCATTGTCTCAACAGCTCACTTTAATTATCTGTGACTGGCTGTGTCACACGGACAGATCACGGTCTCCCCGTCGTTCGCTCTCTGTATCCTGCAACCCTGTCCACCAACACCAAGCATCCGATGCGTGGACGGCGAGGCGAGATCTGGCGGCGAGGCGAGGCAGGAGTACTGCTCAACGTATGACTAGCTAGGCTCCACCTGCGTCTGCTCTTTTCTGCGTTATACTAATCCGTAGGGGTCCAACCAGACCACACCATCCGCCCATGTCCCCACTAGTTTAATCTGTCCAGGTCCTCGGACCCGCGCTAACACTAATGACGGAGCTCCCACCCACGATACGCTCCCGACGCGAAAACTGGTTTGCTATGGACGAGTCACGTATGGTTTATGTGTTTGTTGGGAAGTGACCACGTCTACGGCACTAACTATCGAATTCGAATAAAGCGTCCACATTCGAATAAAGcatcatcattgactttgacaGCCACACTATCTTCAGTAAAAAAAAATTGGATCCGCCTGTGCCATTTATCGGAGAAACCTTTCATTCTGAGGGCCTGTTGAAGGAATGATCATTTGACCTTGGCATAAGCCTTTTCAAACCCAATCTTGAAAATTACTTCATTCATGTGTTTTCGGGTGCATCTCGTGAACAGTCTCATGTAGGATTACTACCCTGTCGAGTATATTTCTTCCTTACATGAAAGTTGTTTGAGATGGTTGGATGGCATAGTTAGCAACCGTGTAGAGCCAATTAGTAGCCACTTTGATGAATATCTTGAAGGTGACATTAAGGAGACACATGGGGATATATTGTTAGATCCGCTCAGACTCTTTAGTTTTCGCCAACAAAACGACCTCACCAAAATTAAACCTGAATAGGTCAAGTTGGTCAGCATGAAGACAATTGAAATTGTCGGTCTTGATGTTATCACAAACATTCTGATAGAATTCCGCGGGGAATCCATCGGGGCCTAGATATCtgttatgttccatttggaacacTGTGGCTCTCACCTCCTTCTCAGAGAAAGGTGCCGTGTGGATATCGTTCTCTTCTGTTATGACTTGTGAAATATTATCCGTTCGGATGCCGTCAAGGATGAAATTCCCTTCATCTTGTCCCCCAAATAGAGATCTGTAATATTTGGTGATCGACAAGCAAACAAGCAATTATGCCAAAAAAAAGGCAAGCAAAATGACCGAGAGAAGTGAGAAAAGGCCCTTTCTACACAACGAAAAGACACTTGTGTCAAAAAGGTAATAAAAATACAACGAGAATTGAGAAGAAGTCATTTCTATACAACAAAAATGCACTTGTGCCAACGCCATAAGAAAACCGACACCTCATCTATCAAAAATGTCACTTATGCCAAAGGGTGTGTAGCTACCATCATGCATAGGAAAATCACTTCTCATTATTATCTCCCTTCAAGATAAGCTGGCTTTGGATCTTTGATAATATTCCTTCCTCTTCCCGCAAAAGGTGTGCAATCTTTTCATTGGATTGATTTTTTAGTTCAATCTCTCGATGCGATACTATGTGAGTCTTTGCGATTTTGTCGAGGTCATCAAATCGTGGGGATGCGTTGTTTTCTTTTTTCTACATTCCAATGGTGTGTTTCGCCCACCCAGATCCTATGTTTTGACTAGAATTGtgtacttgtgagctgcgttgggattttctcCGAAGagaaagggtgaagcaatatacTAGTAGCGGATAGTATTTCCCTTAGTATAGaaacaaggttatcgaaccaacaGGAGAACCACGTAAACACCCGTCAACAATACctgcacacacaagagcaaatacttgcacccaacacgggcaagagggttgtcaatccccttgtactcgttaattgcaaggatcaaatctggtatatgtagatagataaattgcaaactaaaataaaaataaaaaatacagtaaggtatttttggttttgtaatatgattaaaattgaccccggggccatagttttcactagaggcatgTCTCTCATAataatagcatacggtgggtaaacgaattacttttgggcaattgatagataagcgcatagttatgacgatattcatggcatgatcatgtacataggcattacgtccgtgacaagtagaccgactccttcctgcatctactactattacaccaccaatcgaccgatatccagcatgcatcttgaaggaaatatgccctagaggcaataataaagttgttattttatattttcttgataaaggtttattattcatgctagaattgtattgatcagaaacttaaatacatgtgtggatacataaacaaataacgtgtccctagtatgcctctactagacaagctcgttgatcaaagatggttaagctttcctaacaatagacatgtgttgtcatttgataacgggatcacatcattaggagaatgatgtgatggacaagacccatctgttagcttagcataatgatcgttcagtttattgctattgctttcttcatgtcaaatacatattccttcgactatgagattatgcaactcccggataccggacgaataccttgtgtgctaccaaacttcacaacgtaactgggttatcataaagatgctctacaggtggcatagatcgagattaggatttgtgactccgagtttcagagaggtatctctgggccctctcggtaatgatcatcactataagccttgcaagcaatgtgactaatgagttagttacaggatgatgcattacggaacgagtaaagagacttgtcggtaacgagattgaagtaggtatgatgataccgacgatcgaatctcgggcaagtaacataccgatgacaaagggaacaacgtatgttgttatgcggtttgaccgataaagatcttaatagattatgtgggagccaatatgagcatccaggttccgctattggttattgaccggagatgagtctcggtcatgtctacatagttctcgaacccgtagggtccgcacgcttaacgttcgatgacgatcggtattatgagtttatgtgttttgatgtaccgaagcttgttcggagtcccggatgtgatcacggacatgaagtggagtctcgaaatggttgagacataaagattgatatattggacgatgttattcggacaccggataaatatcggagtgccggaagggttatcggaaccacctgagaagtaatgggccttattgggcctaggtgagAGAGAGATGGGCAgccaagggctg
Protein-coding regions in this window:
- the LOC123167364 gene encoding UPF0481 protein At3g47200, with product MGEATLSLGLNKVEYPRVEAADAALAFTLSTGGGGGGSWVVEMEKTIGDMNIDPAVEMARWKRHSVYRVPERIKNLHNSKAYQPELVSLGPFHHGDPELLPMEEHKRRAVVHLVKRSGKPLREFVAAVAEVATQLLDAYKDLGDEWRGADNRERFVELMVTDGCFLVEAMRMDALRGKVHEDYAPNDPVFSKYGYLYLWNYIQSDMVVVENQLPLLLLQRLLVVMDHDRYQNASGVSRLVLDSLCPWRRHLVGINHLGLHPLDILYTSLTHGDHQERTGSTAYVMPSAMEIYEAGIHFKVSDTDSLLDVHFEHGVLSMPAIRVDDRTEKKFLNLMAFERLHPGAGNDVTAYVIFMDNIISSAKDVALLRSKNIIECGLGSDEEVAKLLNNTLNKGGVMSPSSRLHDVQRRVKAHCRMRWNRWRANFFQRYLRNPWVFISLVAAVVLLVATLLQTVYTVLPFYSNT